The Xanthomonas sontii genome contains a region encoding:
- the dnaX gene encoding DNA polymerase III subunit gamma/tau, with amino-acid sequence MSYLVLARKWRPKRFAELVGQEHVVRALTNALDSGRVHHAFLFTGTRGVGKTTIARIFAKSLNCEQGTSADPCGQCAACLDIDAGRYIDLLEIDAASNTGVDDVREVIENAQYMPSRGKFKVYLIDEVHMLSKAAFNALLKTLEEPPEHVKFLLATTDPQKLPVTVLSRCLQFNLKRLDEEQIQGQMTKILAAEQIEVDASAIVQLAKAADGSLRDGLSLLDQAIAYAGGALRDDVVRTMLGTVDRTQVGAMLDALADADGQRLLQVVAGLAEFSPDWGGVLEALAEALHRIQVRQLVPGAAMPALDGLDPAPLAERLRPEIVQLWYQMALNGRRDLYLAPSPRAGFEMALLRMLAFRPMGVTALPAGTTTGAATPTQGHGNATAAGASAPAAAMAAPVAVAAAAPVAPVAAAPAPVPAAPVAAAPSAAAAPLDPPWDPPAPPAARPAPSAPVATPAPAVVPAAATAAAAEPEMAMVPPLAPPRTHAAVSDTPRALHSAEDWLELVADCGLSGPSRQLAANAAFVSHAEGVLRLSLSPGFEYLQSERSLGELAAALADALGQRPKIVIESGIAVDAETLHERSHRQRGERQNAAETAFMNDPAVQALIQQQGARVVPDSIRPYDE; translated from the coding sequence ATGTCCTATCTCGTTCTCGCCCGCAAGTGGCGCCCCAAGCGTTTCGCCGAGCTGGTGGGGCAGGAGCATGTGGTCCGCGCGCTCACCAACGCGCTGGACAGCGGCCGGGTGCACCACGCCTTTCTGTTCACCGGCACCCGTGGCGTCGGTAAGACCACCATCGCGCGCATCTTCGCCAAGTCGCTGAACTGCGAGCAGGGCACCAGTGCCGACCCGTGCGGCCAGTGCGCGGCCTGCCTGGACATCGACGCCGGCCGCTACATCGACCTGCTGGAGATCGACGCCGCGTCCAACACCGGTGTGGACGACGTGCGCGAGGTGATCGAGAACGCGCAGTACATGCCCTCGCGCGGCAAGTTCAAGGTCTACCTGATCGACGAAGTGCACATGCTCTCCAAGGCGGCGTTCAACGCGCTGCTGAAGACCCTGGAAGAGCCGCCGGAGCACGTGAAGTTCCTGCTCGCCACCACCGACCCGCAGAAGCTGCCGGTGACGGTGCTGTCGCGCTGCCTGCAGTTCAACCTCAAGCGCCTGGACGAGGAGCAGATCCAGGGGCAGATGACCAAGATCCTGGCCGCCGAGCAGATCGAGGTGGATGCCTCGGCGATCGTGCAACTGGCCAAGGCCGCCGACGGCAGCCTGCGCGACGGCCTGTCGCTGCTCGACCAGGCCATCGCCTACGCCGGCGGCGCGCTGCGCGACGACGTGGTGCGGACGATGCTGGGCACGGTCGATCGCACCCAGGTCGGGGCGATGCTGGACGCCCTGGCCGATGCCGATGGGCAGCGGCTGCTGCAGGTGGTGGCCGGGCTGGCCGAGTTCTCGCCCGACTGGGGCGGGGTGCTGGAGGCGCTGGCCGAGGCCCTGCATCGCATCCAGGTGCGGCAACTGGTGCCGGGCGCGGCCATGCCCGCGCTGGACGGACTGGACCCGGCGCCGCTGGCCGAGCGCCTGCGTCCGGAGATCGTGCAGCTGTGGTACCAGATGGCGCTGAACGGGCGCCGCGACCTGTATCTGGCGCCGAGCCCGCGCGCCGGCTTCGAGATGGCGCTGCTGCGCATGCTGGCGTTCCGGCCGATGGGCGTCACGGCGCTGCCGGCCGGCACGACGACCGGCGCGGCCACCCCCACCCAGGGGCACGGCAATGCGACGGCGGCCGGCGCCAGTGCGCCTGCGGCGGCGATGGCGGCACCTGTCGCGGTGGCCGCCGCTGCCCCGGTGGCGCCTGTCGCTGCCGCGCCGGCGCCGGTTCCCGCTGCGCCCGTGGCGGCTGCGCCCAGTGCGGCGGCGGCCCCGCTGGATCCGCCCTGGGATCCGCCGGCACCGCCGGCGGCACGCCCAGCGCCGTCCGCGCCCGTCGCGACGCCGGCGCCAGCGGTCGTTCCGGCCGCGGCCACGGCTGCGGCCGCCGAACCGGAAATGGCGATGGTGCCGCCGCTGGCGCCGCCGCGCACCCACGCCGCCGTGTCCGATACGCCGCGCGCGCTGCACAGTGCCGAGGACTGGCTGGAACTGGTCGCCGATTGCGGCCTGAGCGGCCCCTCGCGGCAACTCGCCGCCAACGCCGCCTTCGTCAGTCATGCCGAGGGCGTGCTGCGGCTGTCGCTGTCGCCGGGCTTCGAGTACCTGCAGTCGGAACGCTCGCTGGGCGAACTGGCCGCGGCCCTGGCCGATGCGCTGGGCCAGCGGCCGAAGATCGTCATCGAAAGCGGTATCGCGGTCGATGCCGAAACCCTGCATGAGCGCTCGCACCGGCAACGCGGCGAGCGCCAGAACGCGGCCGAGACCGCGTTCATGAACGACCCGGCGGTGCAGGCGCTGATCCAGCAGCAAGGCGCGCGGGTCGTCCCCGATTCCATCCGTCCCTACGATGAGTGA